The following is a genomic window from Moorella sp. Hama-1.
ACATACCTTTAATTTCCTCCGGCAGTTGGAGCAGGCGCAGGGCATTGGCGATCACCGGCCTGCTCTTGCCAACGCGCCCGGCCACATCTTCCTGGGTCAGGCCATAATCTTCCAGGAGGGTCTGGTAGGCTTCAGCTTCTTCCAGGGGATTAAGATCCTCCCGTTGGAGGTTTTCAACTAAAGCAATCTCGGCGGTAGTCCTGGCATCCAGGGATTTAATAATTGCCGGGATCTCCTGCAGCCCGGCCTGCCGGCAGGCGCGCCAGCGTCGCTCGCCGGCAATAATTTCATACCTCTCGTTGCCTGCCGGTTTAACGACTATGGGCTGGATGATACCGTGGGCTTTGATGGACTGGGCCAGCTCTGCCATTTTAACATCGTCAAAATCCCGGCGGGGCTGGTGTTTTCCTGGCTCAATCCGATCAACGGCTATGCTTGTAATTTTTGCGTCTTTATCTTCCATGGCAATTTCCTTTTGAGGTAGCAGGGCCTCCAGTCCCCGCCCAAGGCCCCTCTTAGCCATTCTTGATCACCTCCCGGGCCAGCTCCTGGTAGGCTTCGGCACCCCGCGAGCGGGGGTCGTAAAGGCTGATAGGCTGGCCATAGCTGGGGGCCTCGCTCAAGCGAACGTTA
Proteins encoded in this region:
- a CDS encoding ParB/RepB/Spo0J family partition protein; its protein translation is MAKRGLGRGLEALLPQKEIAMEDKDAKITSIAVDRIEPGKHQPRRDFDDVKMAELAQSIKAHGIIQPIVVKPAGNERYEIIAGERRWRACRQAGLQEIPAIIKSLDARTTAEIALVENLQREDLNPLEEAEAYQTLLEDYGLTQEDVAGRVGKSRPVIANALRLLQLPEEIKGMLRENKLSSGHARALLGLKDKKMQVELAKKIVAENLSVRETENIIKKLIGGPTAPKRQRADAVNFETHQMEERLQQVLSTRVKLKAGKNSGKIEIYYFGPEDLERIITVLTGENVSRETF